The genomic stretch GTTGAGATACGGGCTGCCATGGGTGGTAATCCGCCTGCCGGAGTTGATATCCGGTGTAGCTGTACGACATGTAGACAACGATTCGGGGGAAGAgctcacgatgaaagcaccaattgttaaggaagaagttcctCAACTTCACGATTTTGCAAGAACTAGAGTTTGGGGGAAGGTGCggacgagagagagagaagaatagagagattgagaggaagtagtttatttcttgaattaatgaactaaagaacaatgtccactatttataatagtggatactaacttaatgagcaagacaaaagatatgaaaaagatatgtcaatctataattaactaactaaataataataataatagtaatcgTATCAGTTTTCGACAGCAACTATGAGTAAAAACttgaaataatatattcatatatGGTTTAAAATAAGAAGAGTAACGGTGTTAAGTATTTTAGATGGAATGTATTGATTTGGAATACCATTTAAACTTTTTGTAAGTGATATGTAAACTTATAACATTTTGTATATTTGAAATATAGGTAAAACTTTTTGCATGTATGTTGTAATTACCCCGTAACTCAGTGAATCCCGTTTCGAGCTATGTGATGAGTGCGAGCTTTTATGTAGAGCCGATTAGGAGTCCTTCGCGGGTAGACGACAGTCGTAGAGGAGTGCAAATGAGACCTCAAGAGTATGTATTTACTAGTTCAAAACATGAAAATTTACATTTTGTATTCAGACCCTACATCAAAGACATATCTCGAATGATTAGATTCAACTGCCAAAGCACATCTGACTTCGTGCAGTTCTAATTGACACTCTTGATTTGTAGTTACAAGGGAAAATGTCACACACTTGATTTGTAGTTATACTAGTTTCTTTAGGGCAAATTGACGCCAAATTTGGACAATTGAAAAAATGTTGAAGTTATATAATTGGTTATTTTATAAAGTTGGTTATTTTATAAAGTTGCAGGACtaaaatttaaccaaattttatgattttttgcaCAGATTTACAATCATTTAcatatgaatataaataaataaagtataaCTAATCTAAAATACATAATTAGAGAACACAAATTTAGTTAACTAAAAGAACGATTTAATTCACTATAATTTAGTCCGTGAAATATTTAGTTCAATATATTGACGTTTTAGTTTACTCATATTTTCAAATTTGTATTATGAACTAAAACACTTTTATACTAAGCTATGAATCCTTTTGTATTATGAACTAAAACACTTTTATACTAAGCTATGAATCCTATATCACTACTCCATTGAGTATAAAGTATGCAGTAAGCAATAAGAATGAATTAGAAAAACATGAGATTTATTAATCTGGGtggactaagagcatctccaatagcggcgagcgcaccggctcgccgatttttaGCGCTCGTCGGTCCgttcgccgaactattgcagccggcgagcgccaaatcgatgagaaaaacggcgagcgctcACCGATCGGCTGACCGctattgcaggctcccgatcggcgagcgatcagCGAgcggaaattttaattttttttatttaatatttttttatgaaactcatttttggttgtttctcttttatagagacatccatgaatgttttgtgttccactttcgatgtgggacaaactcattcttggttgtttctcttttatagagacatcattgaatgttttatgttccactttcgatgtgggacaaactcattcttggttgtttctcttttatagagatatcattgactgttttatgttccactttcgatgtgagacaaacttattaatgaggatgttgtaatgttattttacttttaatgaagtgtatttttttaattaatgtaattttttaaattttaatattattattgaattttctcgtatctgtgtcgtaaattaaattctgtattttatgtgattgttaattatttattttttataattttatttattgtggctaggctatggctgggctattgcttgtccagttacttgtcctgatgatatgacatgagaagtttttagtgggtggcaggaggagtttgtggctgagctatGGCTGGACTATGGCCGATCGATTATtatcgtggatgctctaaagaagATAGGTTgagtatgaaaataatatttaatgaaTAAAAGAGTAGGAGGGGTATAAATGGGAATTCCCGAGACAGTCTGGTTCCCATAATCCACCTCCTTATCTTctctgctctctctctctctctctcacacgagCCGTGGCCACCACACCACGATGCGGCGAATCCTGAGCACCGCGATCGCCactctccttctccttctccttctccttctcctcctcgcAGACTCCGCCTCCAGCAACCCCGAATTCAACGAGGCCCCCGCATTCCGCAACGGCAAGTCCTGCTCCCCCAGGGAGGTGGTCCACATCGCCATGACCCTGGACTACTCCACCCCTTACCTCCGCGGGtccatcgccgccgtcctctcCGTCCTCCAGCACTCCAGCTGCCCCGAGAACACCGTGTTCCACTTCCTGTCCATCCCCCTCCACCACCCCCTCCTCCGCTCCACCGTCTCCGCCACCTTCCCCTTCCTCCGCTTCCACCTCTACCCCTTCCGCCCCTCCATCGTCCTCCCCCTCATCTCCTCCTCCGTCCGCCAAGCCCTCGACCAGCCCCTCAACTACGCCCGCATCTACCTCCCCGATCTCCTCCCCCCCTCCCTCCCCCGCGTCATCTACCTCGACTCCGACCTCATCCTCGTCGACGACATTGCCAATCTATGGAATATCGACCTCCATTCCCACGTCCTCGGCGCTCCCCAATACTGCCACGCCAACTTCACCCACTACTTCACCCCCAAATTCTGGTCCACCCCCTCCCTCGGCGCCAccttccgccgccgccgcccctgCTACTTCAACACCGGCGTCATGGTCATCGACCTCCTCAAATGGCGCCGCCACGGTTTCACCAGAAAACTCGAGCACTGGATGAGGATCCAGAAGCGCTACAGAATCTACGAGCTCGGCTCCCTCCCGCCCTTCCTCCTCGTCTTCGCCGGAAACGTCGCCCCCGTCGACCACCGCTGGAACCAGCACGGCCTCGGCGGCGACAATCTGCAGGGGCTATGCCGAGACCTCCACCCCGGTCCAGTCAGCCTGCTGCACTGGAGCGGCAAGGGGAAGCCCTGGCTCAGGCTCGACGCTAAAAGGCCTTGTACCTTGGATAATCTGTGGTCCCCATATGATTTGTTCAAGCACGAGATACTCATCTCCGATAGCTGAGCGCTGCCGCAGGGGATCGTAACCCATTGTTGTGAGTTGGAGACAGTGAGGCTTCGGTTTCGGACAAAAAAATATACGCTGACGCAGACGCAGACACGGAGAGGGGTAGTATCGGAATGCGTGAAATTGAGTGCCGTGGAATTCTTATTCTGCCTCTGCCTGCACATTTGTTTTTATTCATTTCTTCTGGGACTATTGGTCAAGCTAGAATCTGCGCCGTGGCTTGGTGTGGCGCCGCCGTGGCATCGGCATCGCTTGAATGATGCGGTGGCTTTGATTAGGACACTGGACACGTCACCATTTGTACACATTCTGTATATACGGCTGCAGTGTACGCGGATGAGAAGTGTTTGTACCTTTGTGACTACTTACCGAATTTTTTGCGTTccttattagtagtagtatgttAAATCTTTATCAAAATTTATGAATAATTGTGATTATTTAATACGTAAGTATTTTATTGGTGTTAGCTAGTAATTTAAATCATCCTATctgcttttgcttttgtttataatttattccAACTCGTGACTTTTGTTAGTATCTTCTCTTTAGTTTATTTATGCCTACCCtatttatttgatttgaggTGTCGGTCGGGGTCGTTTCCGTAATTGGACATTGCTTCGTCTAATTAACTACTAGTACTACCTTAATATGTTATTTGATCTGActtaagaaaatgaaattcataATAGTACTGTATTTATATAGTATTAGTCGATTAGATTTATGTTAAAATGAAAACCCTCATTATTATAATGACAATGTATTATCAATCTTGTGCTGGCACTTGACACGTTATCTAATAATATTAGGGGCGCATCCAGCAATATTCATTTAGTAGGCGCTTCCATATTGCATGATAGTAATAGATATATTGCAATCTAGATTGTTGAGTATTGTATTATAGGCATAGAATATTTCAGTTGCAGTACATGTATAGACACATTGCTTTTGTATACGGTTATTTTGGATTAAGGCAATAATGCAATACTTAACAATCTACAATGCAATCCACGTATTACTAACATGCAATCTATAGAAATCTATCTAAAACGTTTACTATCATATTGTTGGATATGTCCATAATAATGCAGGATAGCATGTCACGTGGAAGCACGAGTTTGGTGGTACGTTATCACCCTAAAGATGGTGTCTCCATAACACACTCCTAGTGGATGATTATGATGAGAttgttaaaaatttaaattttaaattagagcatcagcagtggcgcggaattcccggcggaattccccgcgaaattcccaaaaacaccttctgccacgtcatacggacttcccactgcactgtcacatcataaggacttctcactgcacagtttaaaaaaaaacatttcaataattaaaaactacatcaacgacgacccttCCGCTACCATACTtgttcaataatatcgttctggagccGAACATGGGATTATCTTTGGcacatgtcggcaaatgcacgacctcgatcgacatcgtcatggggtatccccatgcgtacattgctagtggtcacgccgtggcttggacccgtaacaccaacatcatcattggtccaatcagtcagtgctggaccttcatcttcaataatcatgttgtgcatgataatacatgagtacatgatgtcggcgatgctgtcaacataccacagccgtgttggacccttcactgccacCCATCGAGCctagagcacaccaaatgcccactCCACATCTTTGCGCGCTGCCTAATGGTGACCCGCAAAatttatcttcttttcatctgctGGGCATCTGAtcttcttcacaaagacgggccacatagggtatatcccatccgccgaataatagcccatattgtgct from Salvia splendens isolate huo1 chromosome 4, SspV2, whole genome shotgun sequence encodes the following:
- the LOC121801171 gene encoding probable galacturonosyltransferase-like 3, encoding MRRILSTAIATLLLLLLLLLLLADSASSNPEFNEAPAFRNGKSCSPREVVHIAMTLDYSTPYLRGSIAAVLSVLQHSSCPENTVFHFLSIPLHHPLLRSTVSATFPFLRFHLYPFRPSIVLPLISSSVRQALDQPLNYARIYLPDLLPPSLPRVIYLDSDLILVDDIANLWNIDLHSHVLGAPQYCHANFTHYFTPKFWSTPSLGATFRRRRPCYFNTGVMVIDLLKWRRHGFTRKLEHWMRIQKRYRIYELGSLPPFLLVFAGNVAPVDHRWNQHGLGGDNLQGLCRDLHPGPVSLLHWSGKGKPWLRLDAKRPCTLDNLWSPYDLFKHEILISDS